GCCAGCGATCCTCCGAACTCGTCCAATAGGGTTTACTGATCTGCCATAGATCGCGAAAAAATTCGCGATTGAACTGCCGCATATGCGCTCCCCGCAACCATTTCCGAAAATGTAGCTCCAGGCGCAGAATTTGCTACCTCGTATAGAGCCAATCGCAATCGAAGAGGAGCATAGCATGGCCGAAGACAAAAACCATTCACGCCGCCGCTTTCTAGGTGGCCTGGTCGTTGCCGGTGCGGCATCGGCGGTGGCCGCAGCGGCACAGGGGCAGAGCATGGGAATGGGCATGATGGGACCGTCCAAGAACAAGGTCGTCTATCAGCTCAACCAATCCGACCCCGCCTATATCCTGGATATCTTACACAGCGCGGCCGTGGTGCTGGAGCATTACAACAACGATGTCGACATCGTTCTCGATTGCTTTGGCCCCGGCATCTGGCTCTTGGTCAAGGACGAGAAGAACAAGCACCATTATGACAAGTTCATCCGCGAACAGGTCTCCAGCCTGCATATGTATGGGGTAACCTTCGCCGCCTGTGAGCAGACCATGAAAACGGTCAAGATCGACAATGCCGACCTGATTTCCGAGGCAACTACGGTATTCAGCGGCGCGGTGGAGCTGATCAGCCTGCAGCAGAAGGGATACGCATATGTCGCATGGTAATGCGCGCTAAAGACGGCAATGTGTCAGCGCGGGCAAACGGGCGCGGAGTTGTGCCATCTGGGCAAGATCCAACTCCGCCAAGGCGACGCCAGCGCCCTCATCCTGTTGCGCCAAGATCTGTCCCCAGGGATCAATGATCATGCTGTGCCCCCAGGTCTCGCGCCCATTGACATGTCTTCCCCCTTGGTCGGCTGCCAGTACGAAGGCTTGATTTTCGATGGCACGGGCACGCAGGAGTGTCTCCCAATGGGCGCGCCCGGTCTGCACCGTGAAGGCGCTGGGCACGACGAGAATGGCAGCACCGGCATACTGTCGGTACAAC
The window above is part of the Acidithiobacillus acidisediminis genome. Proteins encoded here:
- a CDS encoding DsrE family protein, encoding MAEDKNHSRRRFLGGLVVAGAASAVAAAAQGQSMGMGMMGPSKNKVVYQLNQSDPAYILDILHSAAVVLEHYNNDVDIVLDCFGPGIWLLVKDEKNKHHYDKFIREQVSSLHMYGVTFAACEQTMKTVKIDNADLISEATTVFSGAVELISLQQKGYAYVAW